The DNA window AGGAGGACTCCAATGAATGACGAGTACTGGGGCGAACCCGGATGGAGCCCGGATGGCGACGTGGACGACGCCGGAGGCGTCCCCGCGTCCAATGGGGGACTCGGCGGACTCGTGGGCGGATCGGGGCTCATGCCGACCGCAGGCGGGATACGCCCCGTGGACAGGCCGACGACCCTGTCCCAAGCAGTGGCCGCGAACGTGCGCCTGGAGGCCGCTCGGGTCGGAGTCACGCAGGCGGGCCTGGCCCGGCTGCTCCACACATCCCGGTCGGCCATATCCCTGAGGTACACGGGCAGGGTGTCGTGGCGCATCGACGAGTTGGAGCGCGTCGCCTGGTACCTCAACCTGCCGGTGACCGATCTGCTCGAGCGGCCGCGGCGCCCGGGCGCCTCTTTCTGAGTCGCCCTGACCGAGACCGGCGGCTTCGACAGCCGGATTCCCCGGGAGCACCGAGAGCCCCCGGGACGCAACCCATGTCCGCGACGCCTCCGCCGGGCTTCCCCGGGAGCACCGGAGGCGCGTCTCTCAGCGCGGCGGTGACACGACGATACGGCGATTCCCGGGGGCCCGTCCGGCACCCCCCGGGGGAGTCGAATTCGTCATGTCACCTCAGCTCGCATTGTGCGAGGTAAGCTCGCACGAATCGAGCTGAGGTGGATTTTGTCGAGCTGAGCTCGCACCGCGCGAGCCGGGCCCGGCGCGCGCCCCGCCGGTTCGGTTGGTGCGGGCCCGGCTCCGCCGGTCCTGACGGAGACGAGGACGCCGTCGTGGAAGATTATTCGGTGTGCGTGTGAGTGCGTGTGACGCGGGGTCATCAGGGGAGCGGGGGCGGCTGTGATGGCCCCGCTCCCGTCGTCCCCCGAATCATCCGCGCCGTGGACCGCAGCGGCCCCCGCCAGCCGCCCTCGGCCCGTGAGCACGGGGGTTGACCCATGAGAACGAGGGTTTAACACTCGTGCTCACGGGTCAACCCCCGTCGTCATCAGGCCCTTCTCGCCCGGAGGCGGTGACCCGGGGGCCGGGATCGGCATGATGGCGCGCAGGGGCGGCGCACCCGCAGGTCCCGTCCGCCACCAGCGCACTCGTCCCCGCTGATCTCACGGAAGGTGGCGGCGAACGCGGGCTCGCTTGGGCCCGCGGCGAACTCATCCTCCGCGGGCCTCACGGCGGGAAAGGCGGGATACGCCCAGGACCACGGCCAGGGGCGGCTAGGGCGTGTTATGTAAGTCGTTTGAGCCAGTGGTCGATGGCGGCGATGCGGGTGGTGGTCCGGTATCGGACGGCGAGCTTGTCGTACCTGGTGGCCAGACCGCGGTTGTGCTTGAGGCGGCTGAAGCCGCGCTCGACGGCGTTGCGGTCCTTGTAGACGTCGGGGTCGAAGGCGGGCGGTCTGCCCCCGGCGCCGCCGCGTCGGCGGCGGTTGGCGGCCTGGTCGGCCTTGACCGGGATCGTGGCGCGGATGTGGTGGGCGCGCAGCCAGTCCCGGTTGGCCCTGGAGGAGTAGGCCCTGTCCGCCAGAACCCGGTCCGGGCGGGTGCGGGGCCGTCCGCGGGCGGGCCGTTTGACACTGATCGCCTCCAGCACGGGGATCATCATGGGGCAGTCCCCCGCCTGCCCGGCCGTGAGCAGCAGGGACATCACTCCGAGGCCGGCCTCGACGGCGGCGTGGATCTTGGTGCCCCATCCGCCCCGGGACCGTCCCAGGGCGTGGTCGTCCGGCTCCCCCTCCACGCGCTCGACGCTGTCCCCGCGGGCCCCGGCGGCGTGGACGTGGGCGCGCACGGCGGTGGAGTCCACCGACACCCGCCAGTCGATCTTCCCGGCGGCGTCGGCCCGGGCGACCAGGGCCGCCTCGATGCGCTCCCACACCCCGTTCAACTGCCAGGCGCGGTACAGGGCGTACGCCCTCCACCAGGGCCCGTAGCGGGCCGGCACGTCGCGCCAGGGCGCCCCGACCCGGGTGCGCCACCGCACGGCGTCGATCATGGCGCGCAGCGGGTAGCGGCGGGGCCTGCCCCGCACCGGAGGGGCGGGCAGCAGTGGCTCGAGCAGCGCCCACTGGGCATCGGTCAGATCATGGCGGGCGGATGCGTCTATACTCGTCATCCGAGGCCTTCGCCGGTATCGCGATTCGATTTCACACCACCCGTGATACCCCGAGGGCCTCGCCCCGCCCGGCACGCCACGCCGCCCCCACCCGACTTACGCAACACGCCCTAGCGGGTCTCACAACGGGGGACGGGATGCCCGGGTGGCCCCGGTCGCGGGCACCGGTGGGAACGTCCCCGGACGAATCCCGGCCGAGGATACGGACCCCGTCACGCCCCTCGTCCGCGCCGTGGGTCTGGGGACCATCGGATAGGAACTCCGCGAGAGCCGCAGGGGTACTGCGGACCCGGCCGGTGGAGCGGGGATCGGGGCCGACGGCGACCAAGGCGCGGCCTTCGCCGCGGAGCCGGCCAGTGGGGAGGGGATCGGGCCTCGCGAGACTCTCGCGACAGTATTGCGAGGGGACTCGGCCAGTGGGCAGCGGAGATCGAGGGCCGGGCTCGCAATGGTTTCAGGCCGGGTCGAGTCCGACCTGAGACCGCGCGGTGCGAGCTCAGCTCGCCGAAATCCACCTCAGCTCGCACAATGTGAGCTCAGCTCGACAAAATCCACCTCAGCTCGATTCGTGCGAGCTCACCTCGCACAATGCGAGCTGAGGTGACCTGACGAATTCGACTCCCCCGGGGGGTGCCGGGCGGGGCCCCGGGAATCGCCGTATCACCGCCGTATCACCGCCGCCCGGGGACTCGGCCGGGGCGCGCCCGGGGCCGGTGGGCCTTGCAGGAGCGGGACACGTGCGACGTCGGCGGAACCCCGAACGCGCTGGAATCACGCCAATGGGCGCAGTTAGAACAGAGGCGTGGTCAGGACAGGAGGACGGCGGCCAGGAGGACCACGGGGACGAAGCCCGCGGTGGTCAGCAGCACGCAGTCGCGGGCCAGGGGCTTGGCCGCCCCGTAGCGGGTGGCGTACATGAAGACGTTCTGGGCGCTAGGCAGGCCGGCGGTGGTGACCGGCACGAGCAGCGCCGGGCCGCGCAGTCCCAGGGCCGTCCCGAGCCCCAGGGCCAGCAGCGGAACGACGGCGAGTTTCCAGGCCACCGACACCCACAGTGCGGCCCCGCGCTCGCCCCGGTCCAACGCCGCCCCGGCCCCGTCCGCGCCGCCGCCCGCCGCCGGCCCGCCGCCGGCCGCTCCCCCGGCCCCGTCCACGCCGCCGTCGGCCCCACCCGCCGCCGGCCCGCCGTCGGCCCCGTCTGCGGCCGATCCCGGCGCCCGCAGGCGCGCGACCCGGACGATTGTCAGCCGCCGGGTCACCCGGGGGGAGGAGGCCGCCAGGCTCATCCCCAGCGAGAGCATCATGAGGGTCACCGCCAGTGCCCCCAGGGCGTCGAGGCTGTTCGCGATGAGCCCGCCCGCCGCCGCCCTCGCGTCCCAGCCGGTCAGGTTGAC is part of the Actinomyces sp. oral taxon 414 genome and encodes:
- a CDS encoding AEC family transporter, which gives rise to MGEVVSGLAVFAVVIAVGWALVRFGAVPAGSDTVLTGVCFYAATPALMVTTIGGADLATVVSRATLAGLLAETLGIVSAWLVHRFALRRSVAESTIGALAAGYVNAANLGIPVLIVLLGDATAIAPILLLQLLVISPTAFAVLDVSTARGAGSRPAVWTAPLRNPLLLGVVAGLVVNLTGWDARAAAGGLIANSLDALGALAVTLMMLSLGMSLAASSPRVTRRLTIVRVARLRAPGSAADGADGGPAAGGADGGVDGAGGAAGGGPAAGGGADGAGAALDRGERGAALWVSVAWKLAVVPLLALGLGTALGLRGPALLVPVTTAGLPSAQNVFMYATRYGAAKPLARDCVLLTTAGFVPVVLLAAVLLS
- a CDS encoding helix-turn-helix domain-containing protein, translated to MNDEYWGEPGWSPDGDVDDAGGVPASNGGLGGLVGGSGLMPTAGGIRPVDRPTTLSQAVAANVRLEAARVGVTQAGLARLLHTSRSAISLRYTGRVSWRIDELERVAWYLNLPVTDLLERPRRPGASF
- a CDS encoding IS5 family transposase is translated as MTSIDASARHDLTDAQWALLEPLLPAPPVRGRPRRYPLRAMIDAVRWRTRVGAPWRDVPARYGPWWRAYALYRAWQLNGVWERIEAALVARADAAGKIDWRVSVDSTAVRAHVHAAGARGDSVERVEGEPDDHALGRSRGGWGTKIHAAVEAGLGVMSLLLTAGQAGDCPMMIPVLEAISVKRPARGRPRTRPDRVLADRAYSSRANRDWLRAHHIRATIPVKADQAANRRRRGGAGGRPPAFDPDVYKDRNAVERGFSRLKHNRGLATRYDKLAVRYRTTTRIAAIDHWLKRLT